The genomic window TTTTTCACCGTCGGAGGATTCTAGACAGAAACTAACGTGGTGGGGTAAACGATGTTCTAAATCGCCGGTGGGGATTAAACCGGGAACATCGGCTAACAAAGAAAATAAGCGATCGCGTAATTTAATTAAACGTGGTGTTTCTGTGGCTAGTTCTTGTGCTGCGAGTTCGGCGGCGATTCCAAAGCCTGCGATCGCGGGTAATGCTTGTGTACCAGAACGCCAACCCCTCTCTTGTCCACCACCACCGAGTAAGGGTATCAACTCCACGCCAGGACGGATATATAAAGCCCCTGCACCCTGTGAACCATATAATTTATGACTAGACAAGCTCAATAAATCTACAGGTAGCTGCTGTACATCTATAGGTAAACGTCCTGCGGCTTGGACTGCATCGGTGTGGAATAAAGCCCCATGTTGTTGGACTATCTTGCTTAATTCTGCAATTGGTTGGACTGTACCAATTTCACTTTGTCCGTAAATCACTGAAACTAAAACCGTGTTATGTCGCAAGGCGGCTTTTAAGTCTTGGGGATTGACTCTACCTTTTTTATCTACTCCCAAACGGGTGACTTCCCAACCCCACTTTTCTAGTAAATTGGCTGGTTCAGTAATTGCTGAGTGTTCCACGCTGGAAATAATCATGTGTTGTGGAACTGCGGACAGCCTAGCCACTCCCATAATTGCTAGATTATCAGCTTCCGTACCCCCGGAGGTAAACACAATCGCATCGGGATTAGCGGCATTAACTAAACCAGCTACTTGTACCCTAGCTTGTTCTACAATAGTTGCTGCCCGTTGTCCCCACTCATGTAGGCTAGAAGGATTTCCCCATTGTTGGGTGAGTGCGGCTTGCATCGCTGCGATCGCTTCTGGGCGTGTGGGGGTAGTAGCACTGTAATCTAGATATATTTGCATATCAATAATGAGTAATGAGTGCTGAGTGCTGAGTAATGAGTGATGAGTAATGAGTTAAAAAACCGATGGACTAACACCCCGCTACGCTAACAGCACTCAGTAGAGTTTAGTATATTGCTGAAACCTTAAAAAAATGATTGATTACGCCTCGCCGGATAGATTTTTATGGGATAGGTAATTTGGGGAATGATAAATATGTTCACTCCCAATCCACTTTTAGCCGATTACCGTGCAGATTTTACCTACACTCCAGAAATTTTCGGTCTTGTGTTTGTTATTGGCGATCGCATCTTGTCAAAGAGTCCAGTCTCAGAATACCCGTCTGCCTGCTCTCCCACAAGACCCATTTGTGAAAGTTTACTTTAATCAGTCTGAGTCTGCTGAATATCGAGAACCTTACCGTCAGCAAAATCGATTGGGAGATAACTTAGAACAGCAGATTATTGATGCTATTTCCCAAGCTAAATCTACTATAGATGTAGCAGTACAAGAATTACGTTTACCGGGAATTGCCCAAGCTTTAAGCGATAAACAAAAAGCTGGGGTTAAAGTCAGGGTGATTTTAGAAAATAATTATAGCCGTCCCTGGAGTAGTTTTACTGCTGAGGAAGTCAAGAAATTACCTCTCAGAGAAAAAGACAGATATCTAGAATATTTTAAATTTGTAGACCAAAACCAAGATAATCAACTTAGCCAGGAAGAAATTAACCAAAGAGATGCTTTGAGCATTTTACAAAATACCAAAATCCCGTGGATAGATGACAAAGCAGATGGTTCAGCAGGTAGTAACTTGATGCACCATAAGTTTGTTATTGTAGATAATCGGATCGTGATTATTACT from Nostoc sp. UHCC 0870 includes these protein-coding regions:
- a CDS encoding cysteine desulfurase family protein, whose amino-acid sequence is MQIYLDYSATTPTRPEAIAAMQAALTQQWGNPSSLHEWGQRAATIVEQARVQVAGLVNAANPDAIVFTSGGTEADNLAIMGVARLSAVPQHMIISSVEHSAITEPANLLEKWGWEVTRLGVDKKGRVNPQDLKAALRHNTVLVSVIYGQSEIGTVQPIAELSKIVQQHGALFHTDAVQAAGRLPIDVQQLPVDLLSLSSHKLYGSQGAGALYIRPGVELIPLLGGGGQERGWRSGTQALPAIAGFGIAAELAAQELATETPRLIKLRDRLFSLLADVPGLIPTGDLEHRLPHHVSFCLESSDGEKLSGKTLVRQLNLAGIGISAGSACHSGKLSPSPILLAMGYPEKAAFGGIRLTLGRDTTQADIDWTAMVLKQVLERLVPKLSLATG